One window of Schistocerca gregaria isolate iqSchGreg1 unplaced genomic scaffold, iqSchGreg1.2 ptg000473l, whole genome shotgun sequence genomic DNA carries:
- the LOC126313372 gene encoding uncharacterized protein LOC126313372, with protein MVVDCQASGLWSDALVVLDQALNQALDSRTRERFELNRLECLKELGLFDQMLRVVESSMAEEATKCGEGRATRHVSRVCSYGILAAWRMGRWSLVEGLWERASKLEGVVPKLDFDASIGGILVSLRKRDRKKFDEGVWQLRSELVRPLVAASFESYQRAYPTMVKLQMLNELEDCWELLCRSPGRAGSSGGREKGEIYRHWRGRILALQKSFKAREPVLSLRVVMLELEGSEEEASEAWMQLSRSARKGERYQLAQYALLKAGRYNELARGIEAAKLLWNCKRETLALLEVRKVIRACSATSQAERGREPDEATNIGYRNKALLLSARWMEENEYSVSTVVEVYGRVTSSSRDAKGSYLHGMYLDKLVTEYKRGMFGDGEATERVSQYWQCVPHVFLMYARSLRSSMVYLDQVLPRILTIWLDVAGAYQDYLLDAKWRKGASLQCDAAGRLKEGYAACKRTMEELLLNLPALNWFAAYPLLVSSSAHRNKDVVEFLIRVLLHTLRHHPDRAAWYLVPMKHSTTKERVGAYRELLRRSRASVGEGRWRNCDLHGYMLSMERLVAMLLEVCNWEIKSNSLSKDGKFSLSQVCPALASLDIPERVMIPARGQPCAAQALPVYLRGFSKDLLVMKSKQKPRRIKMKGDDGMEYPFLCKSGDDLRRDARVMEFNMLVNKLLKKGVEPRKRDLQIRTYSVIPLEEKKGLLSWVLNTRSLKEVVGQMMKLEGKDLKALINKVAYEYYQKENQGSEWVVQYVNKILPLFPSVLWKWFGFQFPEPSSWLRARTRHTRTTAVMCMVGAVLGLGDRHCENIMLDVETGDCVHVDLNCIFYQGLELKVPEIVPFRLTHNIVDSFGVTGYNGAFRRACELTISTLRTNKNALMSVLEAAIHDPLLSRERPPASRKKTPATIHEMHNREILEILDNVSGRIDGLRPSPYIKEESLLPLSIEGHVDTLIKEATSIERLCKLYIGWNPFI; from the exons ATGGTTGTGGATTGTCAGGCGTCGGGTCTGTGGAGCGACGCGCTGGTGGTGCTGGACCAGGCGTTGAATCAGGCGTTGGACTCGAGGACGAGGGAGAGGTTTGAACTGAACCGGCTGGAGTGCCTGAAGGAGCTGGGTCTTTTCGACCAGATGCTGCGCGTGGTGGAGAGTTCGATGGCGGAGGAGGCGACGAAGTGCGGAGAGGGTCGCGCGACGAGGCACGTTTCGCGCGTGTGCTCGTACGGGATATTGGCGGCGTGGCGAATGGGGAGGTGGTCGCTGGTGGAGGGGCTGTGGGAGAGGGCGAGCAAGTTGGAAGGAGTCGTACCGAAGTTGGACTTTGACGCGTCGATAGGCGGGATTTTAGTCTCGCTGAGAAAGAGGGACAGGAAGAAGTTCGACGAGGGGGTGTGGCAGCTGCGAAGCGAGCTGGTTCGCCCCCTGGTGGCGGCTTCGTTCGAGTCGTACCAGAGGGCGTACCCGACGATGGTGAAGCTTCAAATGCTGAACGAGCTGGAGGATTGCTGGGAGCTGCTGTGTCGGTCGCCCGGTCGCGCGGGGTCGTCGGGGGGTCGGGAGAAGGGCGAGATATACCGGCACTGGAGGGGGAGGATTTTGGCGTTGCAGAAGAGCTTCAAGGCGAGGGAGCCCGTGCTGTCGCTGAGGGTGGTGATGTTGGAGCTGGAGGGGTCGGAAGAGGAGGCGAGCGAGGCGTGGATGCAGCTGTCGAGGTCGGCCAGGAAGGGCGAGAGATACCAGCTGGCCCAATACGCGCTGCTGAAAGCGGGTCGGTACAACGAGCTGGCTCGGGGGATCGAGGCGGCGAAGCTGCTGTGGAACTGCAAGAGGGAGACGCTGGCGCTGCTGGAGGTGAGGAAGGTGATTCGCGCGTGCTCGGCGACGAGTCAGGCGGAGCGGGGCAGGGAGCCGGACGAGGCGACGA acatagGGTACAGGAACAAGGCGCTGTTGTTGAGCGCGCGCTGGATGGAGGAGAACGAGTACTCGGTGTCGACGGTGGTGGAGGTGTACGGTCGGGTGACGTCTTCGAGCCGGGACGCGAAGGGCAGCTACCTGCACGGGATGTACTTGGACAAGTTGGTGACGGAGTACAAGAGGGGGATGTTTGGCGACGGCGAGGCGACGGAGAGGGTGTCTCAGTATTGGCAGTGCGTGCCGCACGTGTTTTTGATGTACGCGAGGTCGCTCAGGAGCAGCATGGTCTACCTGGACCAGGTGTTGCCGAGGATTTTGACGATTTGGCTGGACGTGGCGGGGGCGTACCAGGACTACCTGTTGGACGCAAAGTGGAGGAAGGGGGCCTCGCTGCAGTGCGACGCGGCGGGGCGGCTGAAGGAGGGGTACGCGGCTTGCAAGAGGACGATGGAGGAGCTGTTGCTGAACCTGCCGGCGCTGAATTGGTTTGCGGCCTATCCGCTACTCGTGTCGAGCAGCGCGCACCGAAACAAGGACGTGGTGGAGTTCCTGATCAGGGTTTTGCTGCACACGCTGCGACACCACCCCGACAGGGCCGCCTGGTACCTGGTACCGATGAAGCACTCGACGACGAAGGAGAGAGTTGGCGCGTACAGAGAGCTCCTGAGGCGCTCCAGGGCCTCGGTCGGAGAGGGCCGCTGGCGGAACTGCGATTTGCACGGGTACATGCTGAGCATGGAGCGCCTGGTGGCGATGCTGCTGGAGGTTTGCAACTGGGAGATCAAATCGAACAGTCTATCCAAGGACGGAAAATTTTCTCTCTCTCAAGTTTGTCCAGCTCTGGCGTCGCTGGATATTCCGGAGCGGGTCATGATTCCGGCTCGGGGCCAGCCATGTGCGGCTCAAGCGCTCCCTGTCTACCTGCGCGGGTTCTCTAAGGACCTGCTCGTGATGAAGTCGAAGCAGAAGCCTCGCCGCATCAAGATGAAGGGCGACGACGGGATGGAATACCCGTTCCTGTGCAAGTCGGGCGACGATCTCCGTCGGGACGCCCGCGTCATGGAATTCAACATGCTGGTAaacaagttgctgaagaagggcgtCGAACCCCGCAAGCGCGACCTGCAAATTCGCACCTACTCTGTAATCCCCTTGGAGGAAAAGAAAGGCCTTCTGAGCTGGGTGCTAAACACTCGGTCCCTCAAGGAGGTCGTCGGCCAAATGATGAAGCTAGAAGGAAAAGATCTAAAGGCCCTGATCAATAAGGTAGCCTACGAATACTACCAAAAAGAGAACCAAGGAAGCGAATGGGTCGTCCAATACGTCAACAAAATTTTACCTCTATTCCCCTCCGTGCTTTGGAAGTGGTTCGGCTTCCAATTCCCCGAACCCTCTTCTTGGCTTCGCGCCAGAACTCGACACACTCGCACCACCGCGGTCATGTGCATGGTCGGCGCCGTGCTGGGCCTAGGCGACCGACACTGCGAGAACATTATGCTCGACGTCGAAACGGGCGACTGCGTCCACGTCGACCTAAACTGCATCTTCTACCAGGGACTCGAACTCAAGGTCCCGGAAATCGTCCCCTTTCGACTCACCCACAACATCGTCGACTCCTTCGGCGTCACGGGGTACAACGGCGCGTTCAGAAGGGCGTGCGAGCTCACCATCTCCACGCTCCGCACCAACAAAAATGCCCTCATGAGCGTCCTGGAAGCCGCCATTCACGACCCGCTGTTGTCCAGGGAACGACCGCCCGCCTCGAGGAAGAAGACCCCGGCCACCATCCACGAGATGCACAACAGGGAAATCCTAGAAATCCTCGACAACGTGTCAGGACGCATCGACGGGCTGCGCCCCAGCCCGTACATCAAGGAGGAATCGCTCCTCCCCCTCTCGATCGAGGGACACGTGGACACGCTCATCAAGGAGGCGACCTCCATAGAGAGGCTGTGCAAGCTCTATATCGGCTGGAACCCATTCATCTGA
- the LOC126313375 gene encoding rapA guanosine triphosphatase-activating protein 1-like isoform X3, translated as MKINRVKNQCNYVAIVRTKYCDKVYHFVSKNDRVAIRHIQNQHPFLRDVRLTRVKNPLLVKDLVHIEDRLLPKGYKFGVIYAARESDENLIFSNNNPSDGFLTFMKWLGKRIKLKGWKKFGGGLDLNTDTTGTHSYFTAFQNFDIMFHVSTELPYSDKNGQQVERKRHIGNDIVIIIYQDGLPDHPFEATSIKSKFNQVYFVVQEAGVLDDSLARRPAKKSSKASMSYEGSKDLRRSSNNRLYKLAVVSKQGVKPYGPTLPRFGHMWKLDITFKNFLLTKLINAERAAYYTPEFAMTRTRRLLLKEILDKY; from the coding sequence ATGAAGATAAATAGAGTCAAGAACCAGTGCAATTATGTGGCGATCGTTCGTACTAAGTATTGTGACAAGGTTTATCATTTTGTTTCCAAGAACGACAGAGTGGCGATTAGACATATTCAAAATCAACACCCTTTTCTTAGGGACGTGCGTCTGACCCGTGTGAAGAACCCCCTTTTGGTGAAGGACTTGGTGCACATAGAGGACCGCTTATTACCAAAGGGATACAAGTTCGGGGTAATATATGCGGCAAGAGAAAGTGATGAGAATCTGATTTTTTCGAATAACAATCCTAGCGATGGGTTTCTAACATTCATGAAGTGGCTAGGAAAAAGGATCAAGTTGAAGGGATGGAAAAAGTTTGGCGGCGGTCTTGACTTGAATACTGACACAACAGGAACTCACTCCTACTTTACGGCATTCCAGAACTTCGATATCATGTTTCACGTATCGACCGAATTACCTTATTCTGATAAAAACGGTCAACAAGTTGAGCGCAAGCGGCATATAGGAAacgacatcgtcatcatcatctatcAAGATGGGTTGCCAGACCATCCATTTGAGGCAACTTCTATAAAGAGTAAATTCAACCAAGTCTATTTCGTCGTTCAAGAAGCAGGTGTCTTAGATGATTCATTGGCTAGGCGACCCGCCAAAAAAAGCAGCAAAGCCTCCATGAGCTACGAAGGCAGTAAGGATTTGCGAAGGTCTAGCAACAATCGGCTGTATAAGCTAGCCGTGGTGTCTAAGCAGGGCGTCAAACCTTATGGTCCCACTCTTCCTCGCTTTGGGCATATGTGGAAGCTGGAcataacatttaaaaattttttgttgacTAAGCTTATCAATGCAGAGAGAGCCGCATACTACACACCAGAATTCGCCATGACAAGAACGAGAAGGCTGCTCTTGAAGGAAATACTCGATAAATACTGA
- the LOC126313375 gene encoding rapA guanosine triphosphatase-activating protein 1-like isoform X2, with product MNRVIYFLQNIWSSIFSRGPKDSDDLTDKPSYTDYLDRSHSSPSLKLISDQTEQFLYDVDDINTYFPGVSVKDLLIKPEIGYRVEVGGRNGEVALNYVLEDAQSNSIAYYQNTFSLKKHANYIGGSGASPVLISVMKINRVKNQCNYVAIVRTKYCDKVYHFVSKNDRVAIRHIQNQHPFLRDVRLTRVKNPLLVKDLVHIEDRLLPKGYKFGVIYAARESDENLIFSNNNPSDGFLTFMKWLGKRIKLKGWKKFGGGLDLNTDTTGTHSYFTAFQNFDIMFHVSTELPYSDKNGQQVERKRHIGNDIVIIIYQDGLPDHPFEATSIKSKFNQVYFVVQEAGVLDDSLARRPAKKSSKASMSYEGSKDLRRSSNNRLYKLAVVSKQGVKPYGPTLPRFGHMWKLDITFKNFLLTKLINAERAAYYTPEFAMTRTRRLLLKEILDKY from the exons ATGAACAGAGTTATctactttcttcaaaatatctgGAGCTCAA TATTTTCTCGCGGCCCTAAAGACAGCGATGACCTTACCGACAAGCCCTCCTACACTGACTACTTGGATCGTTCGCACTCGTCCCCGTCTCTCAAACTCATATCAGACCAAACAGAGCAATTTCTCTATGACGTAGAT GATATTAATACCTATTTTCCGGGAGTCTCAGTTAAAGACCTTTTGATAAAGCCGGAAATAGGCTATCGAGTGGAAGTTGGCGGCAGAAATGGGGAAGTGGCGCTTAATTACGTGTTGGAAGACGCACAGAGCAATAGCATCGCCTACTACCAAAACACTTTTTCTTTGAAAA AACATGCAAATTACATAGGCGGGAGCGGCGCTAGTCCTGTATTGATCTCAGTGATGAAGATAAATAGAGTCAAGAACCAGTGCAATTATGTGGCGATCGTTCGTACTAAGTATTGTGACAAGGTTTATCATTTTGTTTCCAAGAACGACAGAGTGGCGATTAGACATATTCAAAATCAACACCCTTTTCTTAGGGACGTGCGTCTGACCCGTGTGAAGAACCCCCTTTTGGTGAAGGACTTGGTGCACATAGAGGACCGCTTATTACCAAAGGGATACAAGTTCGGGGTAATATATGCGGCAAGAGAAAGTGATGAGAATCTGATTTTTTCGAATAACAATCCTAGCGATGGGTTTCTAACATTCATGAAGTGGCTAGGAAAAAGGATCAAGTTGAAGGGATGGAAAAAGTTTGGCGGCGGTCTTGACTTGAATACTGACACAACAGGAACTCACTCCTACTTTACGGCATTCCAGAACTTCGATATCATGTTTCACGTATCGACCGAATTACCTTATTCTGATAAAAACGGTCAACAAGTTGAGCGCAAGCGGCATATAGGAAacgacatcgtcatcatcatctatcAAGATGGGTTGCCAGACCATCCATTTGAGGCAACTTCTATAAAGAGTAAATTCAACCAAGTCTATTTCGTCGTTCAAGAAGCAGGTGTCTTAGATGATTCATTGGCTAGGCGACCCGCCAAAAAAAGCAGCAAAGCCTCCATGAGCTACGAAGGCAGTAAGGATTTGCGAAGGTCTAGCAACAATCGGCTGTATAAGCTAGCCGTGGTGTCTAAGCAGGGCGTCAAACCTTATGGTCCCACTCTTCCTCGCTTTGGGCATATGTGGAAGCTGGAcataacatttaaaaattttttgttgacTAAGCTTATCAATGCAGAGAGAGCCGCATACTACACACCAGAATTCGCCATGACAAGAACGAGAAGGCTGCTCTTGAAGGAAATACTCGATAAATACTGA
- the LOC126313405 gene encoding mucin-2-like, translating into PSSSSSLSPTTTRSASKSQTSTALTPASTVELIFSFSSDFVMIDTHIDSMHRITTADSLIPTRPHTALSNLSRSADRITFGTTASIDSLNAHTRTCSLSDATCSNSTYIGRNMYQPSATRPICPQTTNNHSLSAPPALPSAFKPPTIESFTALLRFSLFSGSTNVASTCPANLPNSPLSPPTSPNRRSTHSPPHASRPTTPWHLARYSADNTAARTNASAPPSHTNQKNLSTPPSANIDLAIPLTASTRPLSTATTLHSPPLPACRPQHATSTPPTPPPLSRKTPLPTRSSTRTPPPTPPSGVQGTPPPTPNPHTTNPRTPQPPNLSNARPHLPLAASPNSRRPHAQITLRHTSQGTPDPAYASSTPPNASSTSPLDSPGATRALLQYSSTRSSNAPRYPTGTRNDPSSTAPAPLIASDNALSE; encoded by the exons CCTtcctcttcgtcttctctctccccAACAACAACACGATCCGCGTCAAAATCCCAAACTTCCACCGCTCTAACACCTGCTTCAAC CGTCGAATtgatcttctccttctcctccgacTTCGTCATGATCGACACCCATATCGACTCCATGCACCGCATCACCACCGCCGACTCGCTCATCCCAACCCGCCCGCACACCGCGCTCAGCAACCTCTCCCGCTCCGCCGACAGGATCACCTTCGGCACCACCGCCTCCATCGACTCCCTCAA CGCGCACACGCGCACCTGCTCCCTCTCCGACGCCACGTGCTCCAACAGCACGTACATCGGACGCAACATGTACCAACCCTCCGCCACTCGCCCAATCTGCCCGCAAACCACCAACAACCACTCCCTGTCCGCCCCGCCCGCTCTCCCCAGCGCCTTCAAACCCCCAACTATCGAATCGTTCACCGCGCTGCTCCGCTTCTCCCTCTTCTCCGGCTCCACCAACGTCGCCAGCACCTGCCCCGCCAACCTCCCcaactcccccctctctccccccaccaGCCCCAACAGGCGCTCCACCCACTCCCCACCGCACGCCTCGCGCCCCACCACTCCGTGGCACCTCGCCCGGTACAGCGCCGACAACACCGCCGCGCGAACCAACGCGTCCGCTCCCCCATCCCACACCAACCAAAAAAACCTCTCCACCCCCCCCTCCGCGAACATCGACCTCGCCATCCCCCTCACCGCCTCCACTCGACCCCTCTCCACCGCCACCACCCTGcactccccccctctccccgcgTGCCGCCCGCAGCACG CGACCTCAACACCACCAACGCCCCCCCCACTCTCTCGCAAAACGCCCCTCCCAACCCGCAGTAGTACCCGCACGCCGCCTCCAACACCCCCATCAGGCGTCCAAGGCACGCCGCCTCCAACCCCAAATCCACACACAACGAACCCGCGCACTCCACAACCACC CAACCTCAGCAACGCGCGCCCGCACCTCCCCCTCGCCGCCTCTCCCAACTCGCGACGCCCCCACGCGCAAATCACGCTGCGGCACACCTCGCAGGGCACCCCCGACCCGGCGTACGCCTCCAGCACCCCCCCCAacgcctcctccacctcccccctcgACTCTCCCGGCGCCACTCGCGCCCTCCTGCAGTATTCGAGCACCCGCTCGAGCAACGCTCCGCGGTACCCCACCGGCACGCGCAACGACCCCTCGAGCACCGCCCCCGCCCCCCTAATCGCCAGCGACAACGCTCTATCAGAATAG
- the LOC126313383 gene encoding uncharacterized protein LOC126313383, whose translation MRIRGGSKREAIERLRALRERTLSREATPFRRRAVTSSTHNEKRSARSGEGRASVLHRGPSAQQAEFSRYCKLANPLLSEIELGDQLPKVQDFVDLDRDAWNLDDLAPFVIDSLSSVSVRKAGGGVGGVGSPLAIVVVRSAVRALEVCRRLRALGSRWRVAKLFAKHKKIEEQIGFLQRHRCEIAVGTPARMAELAGRGYLRFDELRLLAVDMDRDVKGMSVLDLFDTRRAFFELYGDFVCPLVKGGRVKVCMF comes from the exons ATGCGGATTCGCGGCGGCTCAAAGAGGGAGGCCATCGAGCGCCTCCGAGCTCTGCGCGAACGCACTTTATCTCGCGAAGCGACGCCTTTTCGGCGTCGCGCGGTAACATCAAGCACACATAATGAAAAGCGT AGCGCCCGGTCTGGCGAGGGGCGCGCTTCTGTTCTGCATCGAGGTCCGTCTGCTCAACAGGCCGAATTTTCCAGGTACTGCAAGTTGGCCAACCCTCTTCTGAGCGAGATCGAGTTGGGAGACCAGCTGCCCAAGGTGCAAGATTTTGTTGATTTGGACCGGGACGCCTGGAACCTCGACGACCTCGCTCCGTTCGTCATAGACAGCCTGTCTTCTGTCTCCGTTCGGAAAGCCGGAGGGGGGGTTGGCGGCGTTGGGTCCCCGCTGGCCATCGTCGTGGTTCGGTCTGCCGTGAGGGCGCTCGAAGTTTGTAGGCGCCTTCGTGCTTTGGGTTCTCGGTGGCGCGTTGCCAAGCTGTTCGCGAAACACAAAAAAATCGAAGAACAGATTGGATTTTTGCAGAGGCACCGTTGCGAAATTGCCGTCGGGACTCCCGCGCGCATGGCCGAGCTGGCCGGGCGCGGCTACCTGAGGTTCGACGAGTTGCGCCTCCTGGCGGTGGACATGGACCGAGACGTTAAGGGGATGAGCGTTCTGGATTTGTTTGACACCAGGCGAGCGTTTTTCGAGCTGTACGGGGATTTCGTCTGCCCGCTAGTCAAGGGCGGTCGAGTAAAGGTTTGTATGTTTTAA
- the LOC126313382 gene encoding chaperone protein DnaJ-like, whose translation MSTENGRGFVGKTSYYEVLGVGGDATRHQIKEAYYRLAKECHPDAGNRSDHERFVELYKAYSILSDPKKRERYDLYGEDAEEIEMVDATDMFEELNKEGLKSFFTDELEDLQFGHGANVEVSVSVKFMDAMTGKWKMVAYDCQVPCQACEGTGSSSKRSSMCYECDGRGVKITSVGGVKMSTSCSDCEGTGRVVSDPCPKCSLGTKLNSKIIEVSVPAGVEDGMYLRVQGEGHCGKRGLPPGDLFLKVSVEPHPVFRRSGSEVHSDVSISFVQACLGDSVAVETVYGRRTVQVPPGTQPGCTLRLERLGAPVLGQPDRFGPHIVHVAVRVPTSLTPSQIEALQALDSSSSPPSAG comes from the exons ATGTCGACGGAGAACG GAAGGGGGTTCGTGGGCAAGACTTCGTACTACGAGGTGCTTGGGGTTGGAGGTGACGCGACGAGACACCAGATCAAAGAGGCGTATTACCGCCTAGCGAAGGAGTGTCACCCTGATGCGGGGAATCGGTCCGACCACGAGAGGTTTGTCGAGCTGTATAAGGCGTATTCTATTTTGTCTGATCCAAAGAAGAGGGAGAGGTACGATTTGTACGGAGAggatgcggaggagatagagatggtGGACGCCACCGACATGTTTGAAGAGTTGAACAAGGAGGGTTTGAAGTCTTTTTTTACGGACGAGTTGGAAGACTTGCAGTTTGGCCATGGGGCGAACGTGGAGGTGAGCGTGAGCGTGAAATTTATGGATGCGATGACAGGTAAATGGAAAATGGTAGCGTACGACTGCCAAGTGCCCTGTCAGGCATGCGAGGGAACGGGGTCTTCATCGAAGAGGTCGAGCATGTGTTACGAGTGTGATGGGAGAGGCGTAAAAATAACGTCTGTAGGGGGCGTGAAAATGTCGACGTCTTGTTCTGATTGCGAAGGAACAGGTAGAGTCGTGTCTGATCCCTGTCCGAAGTGCTCTTTAGGCACCAAATTGAATTCCAAAATAATTGAGGTATCTGTTCCTGCCGGCGTCGAAGACGGAATGTACTTGAGGGTCCAGGGAGAGGGACACTGCGGAAAGCGCGGTCTTCCTCCCGGCGACCTGTTCTTAAAAGTTTCTGTTGAGCCTCATCCGGTTTTCCGTCGAAGTGGCTCTGAGGTTCATTCTGACGTGTCTATAAGCTTTGTGCAGGCTTGTCTTGGTGACTCCGTCGCCGTGGAGACCGTTTACGGGCGGAGGACGGTACAAGTTCCCCCTGGTACTCAGCCCGGATGCACACTCAGGTTGGAACGCCTCGGCGCGCCCGTACTGGGTCAGCCGGACCGCTTCGGGCCCCACATCGTCCACGTGGCAGTGAGGGTTCCGACTTCGCTCACGCCGTCGCAGATCGAGGCCCTACAGGCGCTCGACTCGTCGAGCTCTCCCCCGAGCGCGGGGTGA
- the LOC126313375 gene encoding rapA guanosine triphosphatase-activating protein 1-like isoform X1 — MNRVIYFLQNIWSSIVFSRGPKDSDDLTDKPSYTDYLDRSHSSPSLKLISDQTEQFLYDVDDINTYFPGVSVKDLLIKPEIGYRVEVGGRNGEVALNYVLEDAQSNSIAYYQNTFSLKKHANYIGGSGASPVLISVMKINRVKNQCNYVAIVRTKYCDKVYHFVSKNDRVAIRHIQNQHPFLRDVRLTRVKNPLLVKDLVHIEDRLLPKGYKFGVIYAARESDENLIFSNNNPSDGFLTFMKWLGKRIKLKGWKKFGGGLDLNTDTTGTHSYFTAFQNFDIMFHVSTELPYSDKNGQQVERKRHIGNDIVIIIYQDGLPDHPFEATSIKSKFNQVYFVVQEAGVLDDSLARRPAKKSSKASMSYEGSKDLRRSSNNRLYKLAVVSKQGVKPYGPTLPRFGHMWKLDITFKNFLLTKLINAERAAYYTPEFAMTRTRRLLLKEILDKY, encoded by the exons ATGAACAGAGTTATctactttcttcaaaatatctgGAGCTCAA TAGTATTTTCTCGCGGCCCTAAAGACAGCGATGACCTTACCGACAAGCCCTCCTACACTGACTACTTGGATCGTTCGCACTCGTCCCCGTCTCTCAAACTCATATCAGACCAAACAGAGCAATTTCTCTATGACGTAGAT GATATTAATACCTATTTTCCGGGAGTCTCAGTTAAAGACCTTTTGATAAAGCCGGAAATAGGCTATCGAGTGGAAGTTGGCGGCAGAAATGGGGAAGTGGCGCTTAATTACGTGTTGGAAGACGCACAGAGCAATAGCATCGCCTACTACCAAAACACTTTTTCTTTGAAAA AACATGCAAATTACATAGGCGGGAGCGGCGCTAGTCCTGTATTGATCTCAGTGATGAAGATAAATAGAGTCAAGAACCAGTGCAATTATGTGGCGATCGTTCGTACTAAGTATTGTGACAAGGTTTATCATTTTGTTTCCAAGAACGACAGAGTGGCGATTAGACATATTCAAAATCAACACCCTTTTCTTAGGGACGTGCGTCTGACCCGTGTGAAGAACCCCCTTTTGGTGAAGGACTTGGTGCACATAGAGGACCGCTTATTACCAAAGGGATACAAGTTCGGGGTAATATATGCGGCAAGAGAAAGTGATGAGAATCTGATTTTTTCGAATAACAATCCTAGCGATGGGTTTCTAACATTCATGAAGTGGCTAGGAAAAAGGATCAAGTTGAAGGGATGGAAAAAGTTTGGCGGCGGTCTTGACTTGAATACTGACACAACAGGAACTCACTCCTACTTTACGGCATTCCAGAACTTCGATATCATGTTTCACGTATCGACCGAATTACCTTATTCTGATAAAAACGGTCAACAAGTTGAGCGCAAGCGGCATATAGGAAacgacatcgtcatcatcatctatcAAGATGGGTTGCCAGACCATCCATTTGAGGCAACTTCTATAAAGAGTAAATTCAACCAAGTCTATTTCGTCGTTCAAGAAGCAGGTGTCTTAGATGATTCATTGGCTAGGCGACCCGCCAAAAAAAGCAGCAAAGCCTCCATGAGCTACGAAGGCAGTAAGGATTTGCGAAGGTCTAGCAACAATCGGCTGTATAAGCTAGCCGTGGTGTCTAAGCAGGGCGTCAAACCTTATGGTCCCACTCTTCCTCGCTTTGGGCATATGTGGAAGCTGGAcataacatttaaaaattttttgttgacTAAGCTTATCAATGCAGAGAGAGCCGCATACTACACACCAGAATTCGCCATGACAAGAACGAGAAGGCTGCTCTTGAAGGAAATACTCGATAAATACTGA